In the genome of Sciurus carolinensis chromosome 3, mSciCar1.2, whole genome shotgun sequence, one region contains:
- the Znf830 gene encoding zinc finger protein 830: MASSASARPPAGKRVVNQEELRRLMKEKQRLSTNRKRIESPFAKYNRLGQLSCALCNTPVKSELLWQTHVLGKQHREKVAELKGAKGATQGPSASAAPQSAKRKASDADNQDAKRAKASSVPQVQPSTSAFSTNFDKTGKESARAIPSKPSGLGLLPEYEDEEEEEEEEEGGREGKRGDGSKLPPNAQGKEHSLSSSREATSSVLPNDSFNTNPPKAPLIPHSGSIEKAEIHEKVVERKENTAEALPEGFFDDPEVDAKVRKVDAPKDQMDKEWDEFQKAMRQVNTISEAIVAEEDEEGRLDRQIGEIDEQIECYRRVEKLRNRQDEIKNKLKEVLTIKELQKKEEENADSDDEGELQDLLSQDWRVKGALL; this comes from the coding sequence ATGGCGTCCTCCGCCTCCGCTCGGCCTCCGGCCGGGAAGCGAGTGGTAAATCAGGAAGAACTCAGGCGATTGATGAAGGAGAAGCAGCGTCTGAGCACTAACCGGAAAAGGATAGAATCTCCATTCGCGAAGTACAACCGTTTGGGCCAGTTGAGTTGTGCCCTATGTAACACCCCGGTCAAGAGCGAGCTCCTGTGGCAGACTCACGTCCTGGGAAAGCAGCACCGAGAGAAAGTGGCCGAGCTGAAAGGCGCGAAGGGAGCCACACAGGGTCCATCTGCCAGCGCAGCGCCTCAGTCCGCCAAGAGGAAAGCGTCGGATGCGGATAACCAAGACGCCAAGAGAGCGAAGGCCTCCTCCGTTCCTCAGGTACAGCCCTCCACGTCCGCTTTCTCCACCAACTTTGATAAAACAGGGAAAGAGTCCGCTAGAGCGATACCTAGTAAACCTTCGGGACTCGGTTTACTCCCTGAATatgaagatgaggaggaggaagaggaggaagaggagggaggaagagaaggaaaaagaggggatGGCAGCAAACTGCCGCCCAACGCACAGGGCAAAGAACACTCGCTTTCCTCCTCGCGGGAAGCAACAAGTAGTGTGCTGCCAAACGATTCCTTTAATACGAATCCTCCCAAGGCCCCCTTAATTCCTCATTCAGGGTCTATTGAGAAagcagaaatacatgaaaaagtggtggaaaggaaagaaaacaccgCGGAAGCATTACCGGAAGGATTTTTTGATGATCCTGAAGTAGATGCAAAGGTACGAAAAGTTGATGCTCCAAAGGATCAGATGGACAAAGAGTGGGACGAATTTCAAAAAGCCATGAGGCAGGTCAACACTATTTCTGAAGCTATAGTCGCagaagaggatgaagagggacGGTTGGACCGCCAGATTGGGGAGATTGATGAGCAGATAGAGTGTTACCGTAGGGTGGAAAAGCTGCGGAATCGccaggatgaaattaaaaataaacttaaagagGTTTTGACCATAAAAGAACtgcaaaaaaaggaagaggagaatgcTGACAGCGACGATGAGGGAGAACTACAGGACTTGTTATCTCAGGATTGGAGGGTGAAAGGGGCTTTGTtataa